In Massilia antarctica, the following are encoded in one genomic region:
- a CDS encoding ATP-binding protein yields MSDTAPTGALPPSSLRVRTPSSDYGINSLPPQPRCVRDTGLELGLVIELVAKAMYSIGKIHLPVLTGKLKLSINVLREVLDAMQADHLAEVAGRGDSDLDVHYQLTEGGRLRAAEFLARCRYVGPAPVTLQAYRDLAERQSSRHGKGAQIGMAEMAAVFADDVLDPGVRDLLGAALQSRRPLLLHGPSGSGKTTLARKLGQLQSGLVAIPHAILAEGQLIQFHDPALHVPASPLHLRQTEERRKPDARWTLCQRPVVQVGAELGYEMLDLRLDQASGVYRAPPHFMANNGILVIDDLGRQRIPSEELLNRFNAPLDSGSDQLTIEGGCKIAVPFDVTLVLATNLTPNLLLDDAFLRRIGYKILVGPLSEAAYATLFRRQCHQHALACDEAVLEYLMTRLHRASGRPLLASYPAELLGRLNDFAAFAGTTARLSAAAIEQAWHSMSLGPGTPASAPLHPPMSFSADNGPTLYERIS; encoded by the coding sequence ATGAGTGACACCGCCCCGACCGGAGCGCTTCCGCCCAGCAGCCTGCGGGTGCGTACTCCTTCTTCCGACTACGGCATCAACAGCCTGCCGCCGCAGCCGCGCTGCGTGCGCGACACCGGCCTCGAACTGGGGCTGGTGATCGAACTGGTGGCCAAGGCGATGTATTCGATCGGCAAGATCCACCTGCCTGTGCTCACCGGCAAGCTCAAGCTGTCAATCAATGTCTTGCGCGAAGTGCTCGATGCCATGCAGGCCGACCATCTGGCCGAAGTGGCGGGGCGCGGCGATTCCGATCTGGACGTCCACTACCAGCTCACCGAGGGCGGGCGCCTGCGCGCGGCCGAGTTCCTGGCGCGCTGCCGTTATGTGGGACCGGCGCCGGTCACCCTGCAGGCTTACCGCGACCTGGCCGAGCGCCAGTCTAGCCGGCACGGCAAGGGTGCGCAGATCGGCATGGCCGAGATGGCCGCCGTCTTCGCCGACGATGTGCTCGACCCCGGCGTGCGCGATCTGCTCGGCGCGGCGCTGCAGTCGCGCCGTCCGCTGCTGCTGCACGGCCCTTCCGGCAGCGGCAAGACGACCCTGGCGCGCAAGCTGGGCCAGCTCCAGAGCGGGCTGGTGGCCATTCCGCATGCGATCCTGGCCGAGGGCCAACTCATCCAGTTCCACGACCCGGCCCTGCATGTGCCGGCCTCGCCCCTGCACCTGCGCCAGACCGAAGAACGGCGCAAGCCGGATGCGCGCTGGACCCTGTGCCAGCGCCCGGTGGTGCAGGTCGGCGCCGAACTGGGCTACGAGATGCTCGACCTGCGCCTGGACCAGGCCAGCGGCGTGTATCGCGCGCCGCCGCACTTCATGGCCAATAACGGCATCCTCGTGATCGACGACCTGGGCCGCCAGCGCATTCCCAGCGAAGAATTGCTCAACCGCTTCAACGCCCCGCTCGACAGCGGCAGCGACCAGCTCACCATCGAGGGCGGCTGCAAGATCGCGGTGCCGTTCGACGTCACCCTGGTGCTGGCCACCAACCTGACGCCGAACCTGCTGCTCGACGATGCCTTCCTGCGCCGCATCGGCTACAAGATCCTGGTCGGCCCGCTGTCCGAGGCGGCTTACGCCACCCTGTTCCGGCGCCAGTGCCACCAGCATGCGCTCGCTTGCGACGAGGCTGTACTGGAGTACCTGATGACGCGCCTGCATCGCGCCAGCGGCCGGCCGCTGCTGGCCAGCTATCCGGCCGAGCTGCTCGGGCGGCTCAACGATTTCGCCGCCTTCGCCGGCACCACGGCGCGCCTGAGCGCGGCGGCCATCGAGCAAGCCTGGCACAGCATGTCGCTCGGGCCGGGCACGCCGGCCAGCGCCCCGCTCCATCCGCCGATGTCGTTTTCAGCCGATAACGGCCCCACCTTGTACGAGAGGATCTCATGA
- the cpaB gene encoding Flp pilus assembly protein CpaB, producing the protein MKNKRALLTMGVAVLLGIGAVILASLWLLGQPGNAASRIVVAAGDISRGQRISPDMLRLADWPSATMPKDAFKDSLKLSDRVLKTNVLKGEPLTEAKLAPAGTLGGLSALISEGKRAITVRVNDVIGVAGFALPGNYVDIIVHTERDPDEQARQNRNALHISKIVLERILVLAVAQEVSRDETKPKVVNAVTLEVTPEQAEELDLARGVGTLSLALRNQVDPGSPQTAGATKASLLDEPAAARPAPASAPKAPPARPRAAVRAAARPAPVLAHAKRDCVSVLNGVTTSQECF; encoded by the coding sequence ATGAAAAACAAACGCGCATTGCTGACCATGGGCGTGGCGGTCCTTCTGGGGATCGGCGCCGTCATCCTCGCCTCGCTGTGGCTGCTCGGGCAACCGGGCAACGCCGCCAGCCGGATCGTCGTCGCCGCCGGCGACATCAGCCGCGGCCAGCGCATTTCGCCCGACATGCTGCGCCTGGCCGACTGGCCCAGCGCGACCATGCCCAAGGATGCCTTCAAGGATAGCCTCAAGCTGAGCGACCGGGTGCTCAAGACCAACGTCCTCAAGGGCGAGCCGCTGACCGAAGCCAAGCTGGCCCCGGCCGGCACCCTGGGCGGCCTGTCGGCCCTGATCAGCGAAGGCAAGCGCGCCATCACGGTGCGGGTCAACGATGTCATCGGCGTGGCCGGCTTTGCGCTGCCGGGCAATTACGTCGACATCATCGTGCACACCGAACGCGATCCGGACGAGCAGGCCAGGCAAAACCGCAATGCGCTGCACATCTCCAAGATCGTGCTCGAACGCATCCTGGTGCTGGCCGTGGCCCAGGAAGTAAGCCGCGACGAAACCAAGCCGAAAGTGGTCAACGCCGTCACGCTCGAAGTCACGCCGGAGCAGGCCGAGGAACTCGACCTGGCGCGCGGGGTCGGCACCTTGTCGCTGGCGCTGCGCAACCAGGTCGATCCCGGCTCGCCGCAGACGGCCGGGGCCACCAAGGCCAGCCTGCTCGACGAGCCGGCCGCCGCCAGGCCGGCGCCGGCGTCCGCTCCCAAAGCGCCGCCAGCCCGGCCGCGCGCAGCCGTCCGTGCCGCCGCGCGCCCGGCCCCCGTGCTGGCGCATGCCAAGCGCGACTGCGTCAGCGTCTTGAACGGCGTGACCACATCACAAGAATGTTTTTGA
- a CDS encoding type II and III secretion system protein family protein, with product MNRCIEPGKPTRSAAAVLGVLLALAGASAQAAAAKEAQPQAERADSGPHCSGTAARPGNMTLMVGKSNLLRLPEPVRNRSIGNAAVVQAMLVAPDTLYLLGVDIGTTNMIVQGKSGACSIVDIVVGMDPAALQASLAALMPEEKEIRVHSAADSLVLSGTVADGAAVQRAVELATAFVSRPLRSLAQQGGDPATGGAAAAKGSTGGAAASASAAPALRVINLLTVGAPQQVMLEVKIAEVSKSMIERLEGGVTWGFGAGSWATSLLSNFITGNAEGALGVGRSTGKNVKLEAQKQDGIVRILAEPNVMAVSGQEGSFLAGGSIFIPVAQDNNKITLEEKEFGVGLRFVPTVLAGGRINLKVAPEVSEVSREGIGISAAGFSGAAVLPLITKRRASTTLQLFDGQSFAIGGLIKNNLIGNRKGLPLLGEVPVLGALFRSTDFQEDRTELVFVVTAHLVKPLPSTYTLPTDGLAAPSRTQMLLGSRLEGQQARPPAAVAAPAAPAHSGFELK from the coding sequence ATGAACAGATGTATCGAACCAGGCAAACCGACCCGCAGCGCCGCCGCCGTGCTCGGCGTGCTGCTGGCGCTGGCCGGCGCCAGCGCCCAGGCCGCCGCCGCCAAGGAGGCCCAGCCCCAGGCCGAGCGCGCCGACAGCGGCCCGCACTGCAGCGGCACAGCGGCGCGGCCCGGGAATATGACCTTAATGGTGGGCAAATCGAACCTGCTGCGCCTGCCCGAACCGGTGCGCAACCGCAGCATCGGCAACGCCGCCGTGGTGCAAGCCATGCTGGTCGCGCCCGACACCCTGTACCTGCTCGGGGTCGATATCGGCACCACCAATATGATTGTGCAGGGCAAGAGCGGCGCCTGCAGCATCGTCGACATCGTGGTCGGCATGGACCCGGCCGCGCTGCAAGCGAGCCTGGCGGCCCTGATGCCGGAAGAAAAAGAGATCCGCGTGCACAGCGCCGCCGACTCGCTGGTGCTGAGCGGCACCGTGGCCGACGGCGCCGCCGTGCAGCGCGCAGTCGAGCTGGCGACCGCCTTCGTCAGCCGGCCGCTGCGTTCGCTGGCGCAGCAGGGCGGCGACCCGGCCACCGGCGGCGCGGCCGCCGCCAAGGGCAGCACCGGCGGCGCCGCCGCCAGCGCCAGCGCTGCGCCGGCCCTGCGCGTGATCAATCTGCTGACGGTCGGCGCGCCCCAGCAAGTGATGCTCGAAGTGAAGATCGCCGAAGTCTCGAAAAGCATGATCGAACGGCTCGAAGGGGGCGTCACCTGGGGCTTCGGCGCGGGCAGCTGGGCCACTAGCTTGCTGTCCAATTTCATCACCGGCAATGCCGAGGGCGCGCTCGGGGTGGGCCGGAGCACTGGCAAGAACGTGAAGCTGGAGGCGCAGAAGCAGGATGGCATCGTGCGTATCCTGGCCGAGCCGAACGTGATGGCCGTCAGCGGCCAGGAAGGCAGCTTCCTGGCCGGCGGCAGCATCTTCATCCCGGTGGCCCAGGATAACAACAAGATCACCCTGGAAGAGAAGGAATTCGGGGTCGGCCTGCGCTTCGTCCCGACCGTGCTGGCCGGCGGGCGCATCAATCTGAAGGTGGCGCCGGAAGTGTCGGAAGTCTCGCGCGAAGGCATTGGCATATCGGCCGCCGGCTTTTCCGGCGCCGCGGTGCTGCCCTTGATCACCAAGCGGCGCGCCAGCACCACCTTGCAATTGTTCGACGGCCAGAGCTTCGCCATCGGCGGCTTGATCAAGAATAACCTGATCGGCAACCGCAAGGGCTTGCCGCTGCTGGGCGAAGTACCGGTGCTCGGCGCGCTGTTCCGCAGCACCGACTTCCAGGAAGACCGCACCGAGCTGGTGTTTGTCGTGACGGCCCACCTGGTCAAGCCCCTGCCGTCGACCTACACCTTGCCCACCGATGGCCTGGCCGCGCCCTCGCGCACCCAGATGCTGCTCGGTTCACGCCTGGAAGGACAGCAGGCCCGGCCCCCGGCCGCGGTCGCGGCGCCAGCCGCCCCCGCCCACAGCGGTTTTGAACTGAAATAG
- a CDS encoding pilus assembly protein TadG-related protein yields MKRMRLAACRHRRQRGAYSVMFALLMTPLVLLGGMAIDLSMAYMRRTDLQAVADAAALAAARALDGTVAGVANADGRAKQIVNASTYALAHAMTWSPAALSFSNSPDLGGTWLAASAVTAANVATMRYARVDTSGLAAALAEVNALFGRIMGDRITILKVGAHAVAGRSEVQITPLAICAMSNQAKTVRVNAPGYEEIVEHGFRRGVNYNLLDLNPTGAGALNYQVNPIDFPPAVENVAHRNINTLRAMVCSGTLALPFLPAGANVYVRAGFPVSLTAELNSRFGLLPGSGSTCDPVSAPADTNIKEYTVPTFWMRMPAATPNLTKIPASASPVIGAGERKTIAEVSGATPGTNPVSYGPLWAFSKPQRYDATTPNTPGASFPKSAWPVLYPVATTEQAQATIIYPADPGVPYRGTGVFKQNPSPSTYPKVAGRRIVNIPLLACPVNAAGTAVVLAVGSFLMTSRASDNPAGVYAEFGGLATADSLNSSTVLYR; encoded by the coding sequence ATGAAGCGGATGCGCCTTGCGGCCTGCCGGCACCGGCGCCAGCGCGGCGCTTATTCGGTCATGTTCGCCCTGCTGATGACGCCGCTGGTCCTGCTGGGTGGCATGGCGATCGACCTGTCGATGGCCTACATGCGCCGCACCGACCTGCAGGCGGTGGCCGACGCGGCCGCGCTGGCGGCGGCGCGCGCGCTCGACGGCACCGTGGCCGGGGTCGCCAACGCCGATGGGCGCGCGAAGCAGATCGTCAATGCCAGTACCTACGCGCTGGCACACGCCATGACCTGGTCGCCGGCTGCCCTGAGCTTTAGCAACAGCCCCGACCTGGGCGGCACCTGGCTGGCGGCCAGCGCCGTCACTGCCGCCAATGTCGCCACCATGCGTTACGCCCGCGTCGATACCAGCGGGCTGGCGGCGGCCTTGGCCGAGGTGAACGCCTTGTTCGGCCGCATCATGGGCGACAGAATCACCATTCTGAAGGTCGGCGCGCACGCGGTGGCCGGGCGCAGCGAGGTCCAGATCACGCCGCTGGCCATCTGCGCCATGAGCAACCAGGCCAAGACAGTGCGGGTGAACGCACCCGGCTACGAGGAAATCGTCGAGCATGGCTTCCGGCGCGGCGTCAATTACAACCTGCTCGATCTGAATCCGACCGGTGCCGGCGCGCTGAACTACCAGGTCAATCCGATCGATTTTCCGCCGGCGGTCGAGAATGTGGCGCACCGCAACATCAACACCTTGCGGGCGATGGTGTGCAGCGGCACCCTGGCGCTGCCGTTCCTGCCGGCCGGCGCGAACGTCTACGTGCGCGCCGGCTTTCCCGTCTCGCTCACGGCCGAACTCAATTCGCGCTTCGGCCTCCTGCCCGGCAGCGGCTCGACCTGCGATCCCGTTTCGGCCCCGGCCGATACCAACATCAAGGAATACACGGTGCCCACCTTCTGGATGCGCATGCCGGCCGCCACCCCCAACCTGACCAAGATTCCGGCCAGCGCCAGCCCCGTCATCGGCGCCGGCGAGCGCAAGACGATTGCCGAGGTCAGCGGCGCCACGCCCGGTACCAACCCGGTCAGCTACGGTCCCTTGTGGGCCTTTTCCAAACCGCAGCGCTACGATGCGACCACCCCGAACACCCCGGGTGCCAGCTTTCCCAAGAGCGCCTGGCCGGTCCTGTACCCGGTCGCCACCACCGAGCAGGCCCAAGCGACCATCATCTACCCCGCCGATCCGGGGGTGCCGTACAGGGGGACGGGCGTGTTCAAGCAAAACCCTAGTCCGTCCACCTATCCCAAGGTGGCGGGGCGGCGCATCGTCAACATTCCACTGCTGGCCTGCCCGGTGAACGCCGCCGGCACGGCCGTGGTGCTGGCGGTCGGCAGCTTTTTGATGACCTCGCGCGCAAGCGACAACCCGGCGGGTGTCTACGCCGAATTCGGCGGCCTGGCCACGGCCGACTCCCTGAACTCCTCGACGGTCCTGTACCGATGA
- a CDS encoding TadE family protein → MHQAFRPARQRIRGSTMIEFALTLPIFLLFTLGLLEMARVIYLWNMLPNATYAAARGAAMVAPSDSAALDAVTQAAALAARAGGLSLGEKGNARIAISHLRSDFVPVTSLPACPSQNIVNCNANPNGENCVRYVRAQLCSPDSGATCEPATYKPLFAGKSLDWTFTYPTFATILPAASLGHQAGSTEVCPGP, encoded by the coding sequence ATGCACCAAGCGTTCCGCCCCGCCCGCCAGCGCATCCGCGGCAGCACCATGATCGAGTTCGCCCTGACCTTGCCGATTTTCCTGCTCTTCACCTTGGGTCTGCTCGAAATGGCGCGCGTGATCTACCTGTGGAACATGCTGCCGAACGCAACCTACGCGGCGGCGCGCGGGGCGGCCATGGTCGCCCCCTCCGACAGCGCCGCCCTGGACGCGGTGACGCAGGCGGCCGCGCTGGCGGCGCGCGCCGGCGGCCTGTCGCTGGGCGAGAAAGGCAATGCGCGCATCGCGATCAGCCACCTGCGCAGCGATTTCGTGCCGGTCACGTCCTTGCCGGCCTGTCCCTCGCAAAACATCGTCAACTGCAATGCCAATCCAAACGGCGAGAACTGCGTGCGCTACGTGCGCGCCCAGCTGTGCTCTCCCGACAGCGGCGCCACCTGCGAACCGGCCACGTACAAACCCCTGTTTGCCGGCAAATCGCTGGACTGGACATTCACCTATCCGACCTTCGCGACAATCCTCCCGGCCGCGTCGCTGGGTCACCAAGCAGGTAGCACCGAAGTCTGCCCCGGCCCCTGA
- a CDS encoding AAA family ATPase has translation MKALLITHDSQLQAEIAAQGAARMPPVTLVAVRSRLRDALERVVPDSPALVIVDASGLDEGEAELLVRLAKLYPAATFMLLTRDQQQNLLIRAMRAGVREVLQLPLVHSAFHDAINRIADAANAGKLCDGKVLAFISCKGGSGATFLSTNFAYALASLAEKKVILIDLHGQFGDATLYVSDQKPAMTLSDVCSQIARIDGAFLDSCLVHVTPSFGILAAADDPSHAIDLKPEQMDIILRVARQHYDYVVLDVGRQIDAISLRALDNADAIYPVLQLALPDLRDGRRLLDIFRSLGYAIENTRLIVNRYEKGGRLRLQDVQASLGAEVMHTVPNDYVAVTDSVNQGVPVLQLSRASPVARSLAELVELVTARRVPEAKGLLTRLFGRAEAEQ, from the coding sequence ATGAAAGCTTTACTTATCACTCACGACAGCCAGCTGCAAGCCGAAATCGCCGCCCAGGGCGCCGCGCGGATGCCGCCGGTGACCCTGGTGGCCGTGCGCAGCCGCCTGCGCGATGCGCTCGAAAGGGTGGTGCCCGACAGCCCGGCGCTGGTGATCGTCGACGCCAGCGGCCTCGATGAAGGCGAGGCCGAACTGCTGGTGCGTCTGGCCAAGCTGTATCCGGCCGCCACCTTCATGCTGCTCACCCGCGACCAGCAGCAAAACCTGCTGATCCGCGCCATGCGCGCCGGCGTGCGCGAAGTGCTGCAATTGCCGCTGGTGCACAGCGCCTTCCACGACGCCATCAACCGCATCGCCGACGCCGCCAATGCCGGCAAGCTGTGCGACGGCAAGGTGCTGGCCTTCATTTCCTGCAAGGGCGGCAGCGGCGCCACCTTTTTGTCGACCAATTTCGCCTACGCCCTGGCCAGCCTGGCCGAGAAAAAAGTCATCCTGATCGACCTGCACGGCCAGTTCGGCGACGCCACCCTGTATGTGTCGGACCAGAAGCCGGCCATGACCCTGTCGGACGTGTGCAGCCAGATCGCGCGCATCGACGGCGCCTTTCTCGACTCGTGCCTGGTGCACGTCACGCCCAGCTTCGGGATCCTGGCCGCGGCCGACGATCCATCCCATGCGATCGACCTCAAACCGGAGCAGATGGACATCATCCTGCGCGTAGCGCGCCAGCACTACGACTATGTGGTGCTCGACGTGGGACGCCAGATCGACGCCATTTCCCTGCGCGCGCTCGACAACGCCGACGCCATCTATCCGGTGCTGCAACTGGCCCTGCCCGACCTGCGCGACGGGCGCCGCCTGCTCGACATCTTCCGCTCGCTCGGCTACGCCATCGAAAACACGCGCCTGATCGTGAACCGCTACGAAAAGGGCGGGCGCTTGCGCCTGCAGGACGTGCAAGCCTCGCTCGGCGCCGAGGTCATGCACACCGTGCCCAACGATTACGTGGCGGTGACCGATTCGGTCAACCAGGGCGTGCCGGTGCTGCAATTGTCGCGCGCCAGCCCGGTCGCGCGCAGCCTGGCCGAACTGGTCGAGCTGGTCACCGCGCGGCGCGTGCCGGAAGCCAAGGGCTTGCTGACCCGCCTGTTCGGGCGCGCCGAGGCCGAACAATAA
- a CDS encoding CpaF family protein, with the protein MTLRERLTATDDSRSTQPTEAEPANHAYHDLKKNMHQMVLDRIDLERLKRLTPEQFKHELGLLVQHIIEEEHIVLNQHERHDLVLDIQHEMLGFGPLESLLADPSVSDILVNTYNQVYVERRGRLELTDITFHDSAHLMKIIEKIVSRVGRRVDESSPMVDARLPDGSRVNAIIPPLAVDGAILSIRRFSATPLTVENLLRFKSMTPPMVQVLQSLGHSKINILISGGTGSGKTTLLNLLSGFIPANERIITIEDAAELQMRQPHVVRLETRPPNIEGKGEVTQRALVRNALRMRPDRIILGEVRGAEAMDMLQAMNTGHEGSLATIHSNTPRDALARLENMVGMAGVTLTPRAVRQQICSAITVVLQVTRLTDGARKLVSLQEITGMEGEMIAMQEIFCFEQTGVDAEGKVVGHFRATGVRPRFADRLRLFGAPVPDSAFDPSRIFE; encoded by the coding sequence ATGACCTTGCGCGAACGCCTGACGGCGACCGACGACAGCCGCAGCACCCAGCCGACCGAAGCGGAACCGGCCAACCATGCTTATCACGACCTGAAGAAGAACATGCACCAGATGGTGCTCGACCGCATCGACCTGGAGCGCCTCAAGCGCCTCACGCCGGAGCAGTTCAAGCATGAACTGGGTTTGCTGGTGCAGCACATCATCGAAGAAGAGCACATCGTGCTCAACCAGCACGAGCGGCACGACCTGGTGCTCGACATCCAGCATGAAATGCTCGGCTTCGGCCCGCTCGAATCCTTGCTGGCCGATCCGAGCGTGTCGGACATCCTGGTCAATACCTACAACCAGGTGTATGTCGAGCGGCGCGGACGGCTGGAACTGACCGACATCACCTTCCACGACAGTGCGCACCTGATGAAGATCATCGAAAAGATTGTCTCGCGGGTCGGGCGCCGGGTCGACGAATCGAGCCCGATGGTCGACGCGCGCTTGCCGGACGGCTCGCGCGTGAACGCCATCATCCCGCCGCTGGCGGTCGATGGCGCGATCCTGTCGATCCGGCGTTTTTCGGCGACCCCGCTGACGGTCGAGAACCTGCTGCGCTTCAAGAGCATGACCCCGCCCATGGTGCAGGTGCTGCAGTCGCTCGGGCACTCGAAGATCAACATCCTGATCTCGGGCGGCACCGGCAGCGGCAAGACCACCCTGCTCAACCTGCTGTCGGGTTTCATTCCGGCCAACGAGCGCATCATCACCATCGAAGATGCGGCCGAACTGCAGATGCGCCAGCCGCACGTGGTGCGCCTGGAGACGCGCCCGCCGAATATCGAAGGCAAGGGCGAGGTGACCCAGCGCGCGCTGGTGCGCAACGCGCTGCGCATGCGGCCCGACCGCATCATCCTGGGCGAGGTGCGTGGCGCCGAAGCGATGGACATGCTGCAGGCGATGAACACCGGGCACGAAGGCTCGCTCGCGACGATCCACTCGAACACCCCGCGCGACGCCCTGGCGCGCCTGGAAAACATGGTCGGCATGGCTGGCGTCACGCTCACCCCGCGCGCGGTGCGCCAGCAGATCTGCTCGGCCATCACGGTGGTGCTGCAAGTGACGCGCCTGACCGATGGCGCGCGCAAGCTGGTCAGCCTGCAGGAAATCACCGGCATGGAAGGCGAGATGATCGCCATGCAGGAAATCTTTTGCTTCGAGCAGACCGGGGTCGATGCCGAAGGCAAGGTGGTGGGGCATTTCCGCGCCACCGGTGTGCGTCCGCGCTTTGCCGACCGCCTGCGCCTGTTCGGCGCACCCGTGCCCGATTCGGCCTTCGACCCCAGCCGCATCTTCGAATAG
- a CDS encoding type II secretion system F family protein, with product MDYVFYGFAVLLFAAVILMIEGGYLLWSETRGGGAKRIARRLRVMSGGTDTEDGAISILKRRRYSASDGLDGMLHRLRLAQVIDRLLLQAGVNWTVAQFLLASLVLLFAAALAAHAWDTSSLVTWPLLLGGLGLPYFTLRRTRARRMGKIEQQLPEAADFLARAMRAGHSFTNVLQMVGSELPEPLSGEFRIVHQEINYGVPMGEALHSLAERVPLTDLRYMVIAILIQRESGGNLAEILGNIGHIIRERLKLLGQVRVLSAEGRISAWILGILPFAVAGMMYLANPEYISMLWTDPAGVRLLCYAGGMISIGVLWLRKLINIRV from the coding sequence ATGGATTATGTCTTCTACGGCTTCGCCGTGCTGCTGTTTGCCGCGGTCATCCTGATGATCGAGGGCGGCTACCTGCTGTGGTCGGAAACGCGCGGCGGCGGCGCCAAGCGCATCGCGCGCCGCCTGCGCGTGATGTCGGGCGGCACCGATACCGAGGATGGCGCGATCTCCATCCTCAAGCGGCGCCGCTACAGCGCCAGCGACGGCCTGGACGGCATGCTGCACCGCCTGCGCCTGGCGCAGGTCATCGACCGCCTGCTGCTGCAGGCCGGGGTGAACTGGACGGTGGCGCAATTCCTGCTGGCCTCGCTGGTATTGCTGTTCGCGGCCGCGCTGGCGGCGCACGCCTGGGACACCTCGTCCCTGGTGACCTGGCCGCTGCTGCTGGGCGGCCTGGGCTTGCCGTATTTCACGCTGCGGCGCACGCGCGCCAGGCGCATGGGCAAGATCGAGCAGCAATTGCCCGAGGCGGCCGACTTCCTGGCGCGCGCCATGCGCGCCGGCCACTCGTTCACCAATGTCCTGCAGATGGTCGGCAGCGAATTGCCCGAACCGCTCAGCGGCGAATTCCGCATCGTGCACCAGGAGATCAACTACGGCGTGCCGATGGGTGAAGCGCTGCACAGCCTGGCCGAACGGGTTCCCCTGACCGACCTGCGCTACATGGTCATCGCGATCCTGATCCAGCGCGAGTCGGGCGGCAACCTGGCGGAAATCCTGGGCAATATCGGCCACATCATCCGCGAACGCCTCAAGCTGCTCGGCCAGGTGCGGGTGCTGTCGGCCGAAGGGCGCATCTCGGCCTGGATCCTGGGCATCCTGCCGTTCGCGGTGGCCGGCATGATGTATCTGGCCAACCCTGAATACATCAGCATGCTGTGGACCGACCCCGCCGGCGTGCGCCTGCTGTGCTATGCCGGAGGCATGATCAGCATCGGCGTGCTGTGGCTGCGCAAACTGATCAACATTCGCGTCTAG
- a CDS encoding type II secretion system F family protein — MSGSQLLFLLIVFAVVVGLAGLAMVTFWPGYMQQRLARVGASADTSAHRSDGWVEKVAKVAQPFSSLSLPEQGWEKSPLRTRFMNAGWRGPAVATLYFGSKTLLALFLPALVGLWIALSSEVMSGQRIMMILLGTAAFGYYLPNAVLEFKARRRQREIFESIPDALDLLTVCVEAGLSLERALIKVAAEIHIKSMVLAQEMQLVLMEMRAGFSKEKALRNFALRSGVEDVDTLVAMMIQSERFGTSMGTSLRVHADTLRTKRRQMAEEQAAKIGVKLMFPLIFFIFPTLLMVLLGPAAMQIMRTLKSVNGQ; from the coding sequence ATGAGCGGCTCGCAACTACTGTTTTTGCTGATCGTGTTCGCGGTCGTGGTCGGCCTGGCGGGCTTGGCCATGGTGACCTTTTGGCCCGGCTACATGCAGCAGCGCCTGGCGCGCGTGGGCGCCAGCGCCGACACCAGCGCGCACCGCAGCGACGGCTGGGTGGAAAAGGTGGCCAAGGTGGCCCAGCCGTTCAGCAGCCTGTCCTTGCCCGAGCAGGGCTGGGAAAAGTCGCCCCTGCGCACCCGCTTCATGAATGCCGGCTGGCGCGGCCCGGCCGTGGCCACCCTGTATTTCGGGTCCAAGACCTTGCTGGCGCTGTTCCTGCCGGCCCTGGTGGGCTTGTGGATCGCGCTTTCGAGCGAGGTCATGAGCGGGCAACGCATCATGATGATACTGCTCGGTACGGCCGCATTCGGCTACTACCTGCCCAATGCCGTGCTCGAATTCAAGGCGCGCCGGCGCCAGCGCGAGATCTTCGAGTCAATTCCCGACGCGCTCGACTTGCTGACGGTGTGCGTGGAAGCGGGCCTGAGCCTGGAGCGCGCGCTGATCAAGGTGGCCGCCGAAATCCACATCAAGAGCATGGTGCTGGCCCAGGAAATGCAGCTGGTGCTGATGGAAATGCGGGCTGGCTTCAGCAAGGAAAAGGCGCTGCGCAATTTTGCCCTGCGCAGCGGCGTGGAAGACGTCGACACCCTGGTGGCGATGATGATCCAGTCCGAGCGCTTCGGCACCAGCATGGGCACCTCGCTGCGCGTGCATGCCGACACCCTGCGCACCAAGCGGCGCCAGATGGCGGAGGAACAAGCCGCCAAGATCGGCGTGAAGCTGATGTTTCCCCTGATTTTCTTCATTTTCCCGACCTTGCTGATGGTCTTGCTCGGCCCCGCCGCCATGCAGATCATGCGCACGCTCAAGTCGGTCAACGGCCAGTAA